One genomic window of Desulfurella sp. includes the following:
- a CDS encoding TIM barrel protein: LWHLNDSKAPFGSNLDRHEKLGKGLIGFENIKTFLRSKKLKNASFILETPGTNKTRFKEVELLRKFL, encoded by the coding sequence ACTTTGGCATTTAAACGATTCAAAAGCTCCATTTGGTTCAAATCTTGATAGACACGAAAAACTTGGAAAAGGTCTGATTGGCTTTGAAAATATTAAAACCTTTCTGCGCTCAAAAAAACTTAAAAATGCCAGCTTTATATTAGAAACGCCAGGTACAAACAAAACACGTTTCAAAGAAGTTGAACTATTAAGGAAGTTTTTATGA